From a single Salinirussus salinus genomic region:
- a CDS encoding nucleotidyltransferase family protein, translated as MKAVVLAGGYATRLWPVTRHRPKMLLPVGETTVIDRVLSGLEADDRVDEVFLSTNERFAEDFREHIAAEGYGKARLSVEDTTEEDEKFGVVGALAQLVDREEVADEDLLVVAGDNLMDFDIAEFIDFFEAREAPTLAAYDVGSREKAKSYGLVDIEGEEVVDFQEKPDDPPSTLVSIACYAFPADAVRFGEYLAGDNNPDEPGWFIQWLVDREPVYAFSFDGAWYDIGTPDSYLEAIEWALEGESVVADSATVEDTAVGANVHVMEGATVRNADLERSVVFPGATVADGRVESSLVDSEADIRGLDLSGALVGSYTQIHQG; from the coding sequence ATGAAGGCAGTCGTGCTCGCCGGGGGGTACGCGACGCGTCTGTGGCCGGTCACCCGCCACCGTCCGAAAATGCTCCTCCCGGTCGGCGAGACGACCGTCATCGACCGCGTGCTCTCCGGTCTCGAGGCCGACGACCGGGTCGACGAGGTCTTCCTCTCGACCAACGAACGCTTCGCGGAGGACTTCCGCGAGCACATCGCGGCGGAGGGCTACGGAAAGGCCCGGCTGAGCGTCGAGGACACCACCGAGGAAGACGAGAAGTTCGGCGTCGTGGGGGCGCTGGCTCAGCTCGTCGACCGCGAGGAGGTCGCCGACGAGGACCTGCTCGTCGTCGCCGGTGACAACCTCATGGACTTCGACATCGCGGAGTTCATCGACTTCTTCGAGGCACGGGAGGCGCCGACGCTCGCGGCCTACGACGTCGGCTCCCGGGAGAAAGCCAAATCATACGGCCTCGTCGACATCGAGGGCGAGGAGGTTGTCGACTTCCAAGAGAAGCCCGACGACCCGCCGAGCACGCTCGTCTCCATCGCCTGTTATGCCTTCCCCGCCGACGCGGTCCGCTTCGGTGAGTACCTGGCGGGCGATAACAACCCCGACGAGCCCGGCTGGTTCATCCAGTGGCTCGTCGACCGCGAGCCGGTGTACGCGTTCAGCTTCGACGGCGCGTGGTACGACATCGGCACGCCCGACAGCTACCTGGAGGCCATCGAGTGGGCGCTGGAGGGGGAGTCGGTCGTCGCCGACTCCGCGACCGTCGAGGACACTGCAGTCGGCGCGAACGTCCACGTCATGGAGGGGGCTACAGTCAGAAACGCCGACCTCGAGCGCTCGGTGGTCTTCCCCGGCGCGACCGTCGCCGACGGCAGGGTCGAGAGCTCGCTGGTCGACTCCGAAGCGGACATCCGGGGACTCGACCTCTCCGGGGCGCTGGTGGGGTCGTACACGCAGATCCACCAGGGGTGA
- a CDS encoding transcriptional regulator produces MREASRTTRERIADRLREETLAAGELAAEFEIRTAEALDHVRHVARSLEPTGEDLLVAPPTCEECGFSEFDDLVNRPSRCPECKSEAVTEPAFRIE; encoded by the coding sequence ATGCGCGAGGCAAGCCGGACCACCCGCGAGCGGATCGCCGACCGCCTGCGCGAGGAGACGCTGGCGGCGGGCGAACTCGCCGCCGAGTTCGAGATCCGGACGGCCGAGGCCCTGGACCACGTCCGGCACGTCGCCCGGTCGCTGGAGCCGACCGGGGAAGACCTCCTGGTCGCGCCGCCGACCTGCGAGGAGTGTGGCTTTTCGGAGTTCGACGACCTGGTCAACCGTCCCAGCCGGTGCCCGGAGTGCAAGAGCGAGGCCGTCACCGAGCCGGCCTTCCGGATCGAGTGA
- a CDS encoding GNAT family N-acetyltransferase, with protein sequence MPGPVFIPGDSVDLHTIEEEDLEFLQESVNDPQVWRRIGRNRPVNGQQERDFFDEVVGGDDGVHLLVCADGEPVGTVGINGLGGPETPELGYWVAPDHHRQGYATAAAELLTGYAFDQLGVHRIEARVFDFNDASRKVLERVGFTHEGTSREAAFIDGEYRDALWYGALEEEWRADDDS encoded by the coding sequence ATGCCCGGACCGGTGTTCATCCCCGGCGACAGCGTCGACCTCCACACCATCGAGGAGGAGGACCTGGAGTTCCTTCAGGAGAGCGTCAACGACCCGCAGGTCTGGCGCCGTATCGGCCGGAATCGCCCGGTCAACGGCCAACAGGAGCGGGACTTTTTCGACGAGGTCGTCGGCGGTGACGACGGCGTCCACCTGCTGGTCTGTGCCGACGGCGAGCCCGTTGGGACCGTCGGGATCAACGGCCTCGGCGGCCCGGAGACTCCCGAACTCGGCTACTGGGTCGCACCCGACCACCACCGCCAGGGGTACGCCACGGCGGCCGCCGAACTGCTGACCGGCTACGCCTTCGACCAGCTCGGCGTCCACCGTATCGAGGCCCGCGTGTTCGACTTCAACGACGCCTCGCGGAAGGTTCTGGAGCGGGTCGGCTTCACCCACGAGGGGACCAGCCGCGAGGCCGCATTCATCGACGGCGAGTACCGGGACGCGCTCTGGTACGGGGCCCTGGAGGAGGAGTGGCGGGCCGACGACGATAGCTGA
- a CDS encoding Rieske (2Fe-2S) protein has translation MDEDSRIAAVEEVPADGSLLFTVRDGFDREEAILLGLSDGVVALRNYCPHWTDVRLDKGSGATRRNGELVCEKHGATFEAATGECTHGPCEGATIERLEVTVADGNVYLTDEDYEFEEVGPSGEHDLSSRGRIDFSGN, from the coding sequence ATGGACGAGGACAGCCGGATCGCCGCCGTCGAGGAGGTGCCGGCGGACGGCTCGCTGCTCTTTACCGTGCGGGACGGCTTCGACCGCGAGGAAGCGATCCTCCTGGGGCTCTCCGACGGAGTGGTCGCGCTGCGGAACTACTGCCCCCACTGGACGGACGTCCGCCTGGACAAGGGCAGCGGCGCGACCCGCCGGAACGGCGAACTGGTCTGTGAGAAACACGGTGCCACCTTCGAGGCCGCGACCGGGGAGTGCACCCACGGCCCCTGCGAGGGCGCCACCATCGAGCGCCTGGAGGTGACCGTCGCCGACGGCAATGTCTACCTGACCGACGAGGACTACGAGTTCGAGGAGGTCGGCCCCTCCGGCGAGCACGACCTCTCCTCGCGGGGCCGGATCGACTTCTCCGGGAACTGA
- a CDS encoding aminotransferase class IV has translation MSDSETDYYHVDGTLLPAAEATVNVRDRGFVYGDAVFERLRVYGGEPFEWAAHVDRLERSAARLGFDEALPPRDDLHDRVTETLEANDLSEASVRLSVSRGVQDGELTPEPRVDPTITVVVDELPRGGTDGERAWDEPATLRTVETRRPPEEALPSAVKTHSYLTGVLARLELPEDADEALVRSMEGHVTGGAGSNLFLVHNGTLYTPTANLPLLPGVTRGVVLDIADGESFPVETGRYNRTDVREADELFLTNSTWEVRPVTEIDGYEKPVGPLTKLCGRLFDRRVENAHY, from the coding sequence GTGAGCGACTCCGAGACCGACTACTACCACGTCGACGGGACGCTGCTCCCGGCGGCGGAGGCCACGGTCAACGTCCGGGACCGCGGGTTCGTGTACGGCGACGCGGTCTTCGAACGGCTGCGTGTCTACGGCGGCGAGCCCTTCGAGTGGGCCGCCCACGTCGACCGCCTCGAGCGCAGCGCCGCCAGGCTGGGTTTCGACGAGGCACTCCCCCCACGCGACGACCTCCACGACCGCGTGACCGAGACGCTCGAGGCCAACGACCTCTCGGAGGCCTCGGTCCGGCTGTCGGTCTCCAGAGGGGTTCAGGACGGGGAACTCACGCCGGAGCCGCGGGTCGACCCCACCATCACGGTCGTCGTCGACGAACTCCCCCGAGGGGGGACCGACGGCGAGCGCGCCTGGGACGAGCCCGCGACGCTGCGGACCGTCGAGACCCGTCGCCCTCCGGAGGAGGCGCTCCCCTCGGCGGTCAAAACCCACAGCTACCTCACCGGGGTCCTCGCACGCCTGGAACTCCCCGAGGACGCCGACGAGGCGCTGGTGCGTTCGATGGAGGGGCACGTCACGGGAGGGGCCGGCAGTAACCTCTTTCTGGTCCACAACGGGACGCTGTACACGCCGACCGCGAACCTCCCGCTGTTGCCGGGTGTCACCCGCGGCGTCGTGCTGGACATCGCGGACGGCGAGTCGTTTCCGGTCGAGACCGGCCGGTACAACCGCACCGACGTCCGGGAGGCCGACGAACTGTTCCTGACGAACTCCACCTGGGAGGTCCGGCCCGTGACCGAGATAGACGGCTACGAGAAGCCGGTCGGGCCCCTCACGAAGCTCTGTGGACGGCTGTTCGACCGCCGGGTCGAGAACGCCCACTACTGA
- a CDS encoding helix-hairpin-helix domain-containing protein, which translates to MGLLDKLKSLLGRDDRQTRRRQGGSANVTVEHEPDAEPAAGTEAAVKGTGGADDRAAGAAAGSGAATQTDAGVTDGPAAGAEPDDGTEATPGEATAEPDEPESGESDGSAVDGEGDAEAGEPESAGPDESGEASEPVDSINGIGPTYAERLGDAGIETVGDLAAADIGTVADAAEAPESRVTGWLEQARNR; encoded by the coding sequence ATGGGACTCCTCGACAAGCTCAAATCGCTTCTCGGCCGCGACGACCGCCAGACTCGACGCCGGCAGGGCGGCTCCGCGAACGTGACCGTCGAACACGAGCCCGACGCCGAGCCGGCGGCCGGGACCGAGGCCGCGGTGAAGGGGACCGGCGGAGCGGACGACCGCGCGGCCGGCGCTGCCGCCGGGAGCGGGGCTGCCACGCAGACCGATGCCGGGGTGACAGACGGGCCGGCAGCGGGTGCCGAACCGGACGACGGCACGGAGGCGACGCCCGGGGAAGCAACGGCGGAGCCTGACGAACCCGAATCCGGGGAGTCGGACGGATCCGCGGTCGACGGAGAGGGCGACGCGGAGGCCGGCGAGCCGGAGTCGGCAGGGCCGGACGAGTCGGGGGAGGCGTCGGAGCCCGTCGACAGCATCAACGGGATCGGGCCGACCTACGCCGAGCGGCTGGGGGACGCGGGTATCGAGACTGTCGGGGACCTGGCGGCCGCCGACATCGGGACCGTCGCCGACGCCGCCGAGGCGCCGGAGTCACGGGTCACCGGCTGGCTCGAGCAGGCACGGAACCGCTGA
- a CDS encoding shikimate dehydrogenase, translating to MQVYGLIGNPVGHSLSPPMHEAAYEATGLDARYVTFEPPESEGAAAVESAATLGVRGLNVTIPFKEQVLPAVEPAPLAEQVGAVNTVDFGTDPPTGYNTDAAGVTRALTHHGVALAGTAVVVGAGGAGRAAAFALADAGMAVRVANRTAERAEELAAAVDAGPGAGATAHGLDRLAEVLADADVLVNATSVGMDEDVSPVPADALHADLAVLDAVYSPVDTRLLREAAAAGATTVDGAWMLLYQGVEAFERWTGREAPVDAMNDALRARL from the coding sequence ATGCAGGTCTACGGGCTGATCGGGAACCCGGTCGGGCACTCGCTGTCCCCGCCGATGCACGAGGCCGCCTACGAGGCAACCGGGCTTGACGCCCGCTACGTCACCTTCGAGCCCCCCGAAAGCGAGGGCGCGGCGGCCGTCGAGAGCGCCGCCACGCTGGGCGTGCGGGGGCTGAACGTCACCATCCCGTTCAAGGAGCAGGTGCTCCCGGCCGTCGAGCCCGCCCCGCTGGCCGAACAGGTGGGAGCGGTCAACACCGTCGACTTCGGGACGGACCCGCCGACGGGCTACAACACCGACGCCGCCGGCGTCACACGGGCGCTGACCCACCACGGCGTCGCCCTCGCGGGGACGGCCGTGGTCGTCGGGGCGGGCGGGGCCGGGCGCGCGGCCGCGTTCGCACTCGCCGACGCGGGAATGGCCGTCAGGGTCGCCAACCGGACCGCCGAGCGCGCCGAGGAACTCGCCGCCGCCGTCGACGCGGGGCCCGGTGCCGGGGCGACGGCTCACGGGCTCGACAGGCTGGCAGAGGTGCTCGCGGACGCCGACGTACTGGTCAACGCCACCAGCGTCGGTATGGACGAAGACGTCTCGCCGGTGCCCGCAGACGCCCTGCACGCCGACCTCGCGGTGCTGGACGCGGTGTACTCGCCGGTCGATACCCGGCTGCTCCGGGAGGCCGCGGCCGCGGGCGCGACGACCGTCGACGGCGCGTGGATGTTGCTCTACCAGGGCGTCGAGGCCTTCGAGCGGTGGACCGGCCGGGAGGCTCCGGTCGACGCGATGAACGACGCGCTCCGAGCGCGGCTTTGA
- a CDS encoding sodium/calcium exchanger protein: MRLRHPLTAVAGAVLLSVPWVLTFLTGTEFGTTPTVLVSGVSVLGASFLLAWGAETAEKDVPRAFAIAVLAVLAVAPEYAVDALYAWGAGSGGATAEACRGVATGGEGLAAGAAASADTLADACQSANLAVANMTGANRILIGLGWAGIAVLTVYKARQTRDPAVEHRDGLFASVVHLDRDIATELTFLFLATLWAFLVPLGGGIGALDFLVLVGIYVVYIGIIIRGDIETTEEHAGVPAYFQGFPRPVRVPVVLGLFAYSGFLIFTAVEPFAHGLEDIGTAIGVPPFFMIQWIAPLASESPELVVVTVLVYKARSTAGFNALISSKLNQWTLLIGTLVVVYSLALGQYGVLPFDRIQSGEIWITAAQSFFALGILVNFQISMREALALFGLFISQVLIEFTFLRLWQPFAMPADEVKFLMLVTYTVVYLVLGAALLVLRRRQLRELFELAAFAARKAAGQQPVEPDHAD, translated from the coding sequence ATGAGACTCCGGCACCCGCTGACGGCCGTCGCGGGCGCGGTCCTGCTCTCGGTCCCGTGGGTGCTCACCTTCCTCACGGGGACGGAGTTCGGGACGACCCCGACGGTGCTGGTCAGCGGCGTCAGCGTCCTCGGGGCGTCCTTCCTGCTGGCGTGGGGGGCCGAGACCGCCGAGAAGGACGTCCCCCGTGCATTCGCCATCGCGGTGCTCGCGGTGCTGGCGGTCGCCCCGGAGTACGCCGTCGACGCGCTGTACGCCTGGGGGGCCGGCTCCGGCGGCGCGACCGCCGAGGCCTGCCGGGGGGTCGCGACCGGCGGCGAGGGGCTGGCCGCCGGCGCCGCCGCGAGCGCGGACACGCTGGCCGACGCCTGCCAGAGCGCCAACCTCGCAGTCGCCAACATGACCGGCGCCAACCGCATCCTGATCGGGCTGGGGTGGGCCGGTATCGCCGTGCTGACCGTCTACAAGGCCCGCCAGACCAGAGACCCCGCCGTCGAGCACCGCGATGGGCTGTTCGCCAGCGTCGTCCACCTCGACCGCGACATCGCCACCGAGCTCACCTTCCTCTTCCTGGCGACGCTGTGGGCCTTCCTCGTCCCGCTGGGCGGCGGCATCGGCGCGCTCGACTTTCTCGTGCTCGTCGGCATCTACGTCGTCTACATCGGCATCATCATCCGCGGCGACATCGAGACGACCGAGGAACACGCCGGCGTCCCGGCCTACTTCCAGGGCTTCCCCCGGCCGGTGCGGGTTCCGGTCGTCCTCGGCCTGTTCGCGTACTCGGGGTTTCTGATCTTCACTGCCGTCGAGCCCTTCGCCCACGGGCTCGAGGACATCGGGACCGCCATCGGCGTCCCCCCCTTCTTCATGATCCAGTGGATCGCGCCGCTGGCGAGTGAATCCCCCGAGCTGGTGGTCGTCACGGTGCTGGTTTACAAGGCCCGCTCGACGGCCGGGTTCAACGCCCTGATCTCCTCGAAGCTCAACCAGTGGACGCTGCTTATCGGGACGCTCGTCGTCGTCTACTCGCTGGCGCTGGGGCAGTACGGCGTGCTCCCCTTCGACCGGATCCAGTCCGGCGAGATCTGGATCACCGCCGCCCAGTCCTTCTTCGCACTCGGTATTCTGGTGAACTTCCAGATCTCCATGCGCGAGGCGCTCGCGCTGTTTGGCCTGTTCATCTCGCAGGTGCTCATCGAGTTTACCTTCCTCAGGCTGTGGCAACCCTTCGCGATGCCCGCCGACGAGGTCAAGTTCCTCATGCTCGTGACGTACACGGTCGTCTACCTCGTATTGGGCGCGGCGCTGCTCGTGCTCCGGCGGCGGCAGCTCCGCGAACTGTTCGAACTCGCGGCCTTCGCGGCCCGGAAGGCCGCCGGCCAGCAACCGGTCGAGCCCGACCACGCCGACTGA
- a CDS encoding D-aminoacyl-tRNA deacylase has protein sequence MLAIVVSRADEASVHVGDHLLDLAEWEARTDDSRPDAEGGGTVYRLESRAAAGDATGGGSDDDGNAVPVELREFEALHLDLERPADAFGEPDLLVFVSRHSGETGPLLTAHHTGNVGPADHGGEPNRFARACPNAHARVLEALAAHAPEGYEVGMECTHHGPSEVGAPSMFVEVGSGPEAWADPDAARAVARATLDLRGTPADRDAERSHTGSGREAGGEADRDRRHLLGVGGGHYAPRFERVLRETDWAVGHVAADWGLEALEAEELRPVMGRLLEESRAGYALLEGERPEAAAAVEAAGGRVVGETWVRETDGVPLPFVRAVESAVAAVDEGLRFGEPAREHGGKTGPGDPSAFVVADLPEELLAEARGIDRETTRELLAARTLAFVTDQGGTRPTGPAVLGAPEEYDELVDGMVDVLETRYDGVTRLAEDGQEAEKTAGNGEVIIARETAFDPEKARTLGVPEGPKFGRLADGQAVEVDGERVPPEAVSTEREIAFSVPKTVRRPSDTGENS, from the coding sequence ATGCTCGCTATCGTCGTCTCCCGCGCCGACGAGGCCTCCGTCCACGTCGGCGACCACCTCCTCGACCTCGCCGAGTGGGAGGCACGGACCGACGATAGCCGGCCGGACGCGGAGGGGGGTGGGACCGTCTACCGGCTGGAGAGCCGGGCCGCCGCTGGCGACGCGACCGGCGGCGGCAGCGACGACGACGGCAACGCAGTGCCGGTCGAACTCCGGGAGTTCGAGGCGCTTCACCTCGACCTGGAGCGGCCGGCCGACGCCTTCGGCGAGCCGGACCTGCTGGTCTTCGTCTCCCGCCACTCCGGGGAGACGGGGCCGCTGCTGACGGCGCATCACACCGGCAACGTCGGCCCCGCCGACCACGGCGGCGAGCCGAACCGGTTCGCCCGCGCCTGTCCGAACGCCCACGCCCGGGTCCTCGAGGCGCTGGCAGCTCACGCACCCGAGGGGTACGAGGTCGGCATGGAGTGTACCCACCACGGACCCAGCGAGGTCGGCGCCCCCTCGATGTTCGTGGAGGTTGGCAGCGGCCCGGAGGCGTGGGCCGACCCCGACGCGGCGCGGGCGGTCGCCCGGGCGACCCTCGACCTGCGCGGGACCCCCGCCGACCGCGACGCGGAACGGTCCCACACCGGGTCGGGTCGGGAGGCGGGCGGGGAGGCCGACCGGGACAGGCGCCACCTCCTGGGCGTGGGCGGGGGCCACTACGCACCCCGGTTCGAGCGGGTCCTCCGGGAGACCGACTGGGCGGTCGGCCACGTCGCCGCCGACTGGGGGCTGGAGGCGCTCGAAGCGGAGGAACTCCGTCCCGTGATGGGGCGGCTCCTGGAGGAGAGCCGAGCCGGCTACGCCCTGCTGGAGGGCGAACGTCCGGAGGCCGCGGCGGCCGTCGAGGCTGCGGGCGGACGGGTCGTCGGCGAGACGTGGGTCCGGGAGACCGACGGCGTCCCCCTCCCGTTCGTCCGGGCCGTGGAGTCCGCGGTGGCGGCCGTCGACGAGGGGCTGCGCTTCGGCGAGCCGGCGCGGGAGCACGGGGGGAAGACGGGCCCCGGCGACCCGTCGGCGTTCGTCGTCGCCGACCTCCCGGAGGAGCTGCTCGCGGAGGCCCGCGGTATCGACCGCGAGACGACCCGGGAGCTGCTCGCGGCACGGACGCTCGCCTTCGTGACCGACCAGGGCGGGACCCGCCCGACCGGCCCGGCCGTCCTCGGCGCGCCCGAGGAGTACGACGAGCTCGTCGACGGTATGGTCGACGTACTCGAAACGCGGTACGACGGCGTGACGCGGCTCGCGGAGGACGGTCAGGAGGCTGAGAAGACGGCCGGGAACGGCGAGGTGATTATCGCTCGCGAGACTGCCTTCGACCCGGAGAAGGCACGCACACTGGGCGTCCCGGAGGGGCCGAAATTCGGCAGGCTCGCGGACGGACAGGCCGTCGAGGTCGACGGTGAGCGCGTTCCCCCGGAAGCGGTCAGCACGGAACGGGAGATAGCGTTTTCAGTCCCGAAAACAGTCAGACGTCCGTCAGACACAGGGGAAAACTCATAA
- the ftsZ gene encoding cell division protein FtsZ — MDSIIDDAIEEAEEEREEATNSAPETDGTTPAESSSTGEPSTSGQMTDEELADVVEDLETKITVVGCGGAGGNTVTRMMEEGIHGAKLVAANTDAQHLADEVDADTKILIGKKRTGGRGAGSVPKIGEEAAQENIEDIQQSIDGSDMVFVTAGLGGGTGTGAAPVVAQAAQEAGALTISIVTIPFTAEGERRRANADAGLERLRAVSDTVIVVPNDRLLDYAPSMPLQDAFKICDRVLMRSVKGMTELITKPGLVNVDFADVRTIMENGGVAMIGLGESDSENKAQDSIRSALRSPLLDVEFDGASSALVNVVGGPDMSIEEAEGVVEEIYDRIDPDARIIWGASVNNQFEGKMETMIVVTGVESPQIYGKSEAEQERAAKELGEDIDYVE, encoded by the coding sequence ATGGACTCCATTATCGATGATGCCATCGAGGAGGCCGAGGAGGAGCGGGAGGAGGCGACGAACAGCGCCCCGGAGACCGACGGGACGACTCCCGCCGAGTCGTCCTCGACCGGCGAGCCGTCGACCAGCGGCCAGATGACCGACGAGGAGCTGGCCGACGTCGTCGAGGACCTGGAGACGAAGATCACGGTCGTCGGCTGTGGCGGGGCCGGCGGCAACACCGTCACGCGGATGATGGAGGAGGGGATCCACGGGGCGAAGCTCGTGGCCGCGAACACCGACGCCCAGCACCTCGCCGACGAGGTCGACGCCGACACCAAAATCCTGATCGGGAAGAAGCGGACCGGCGGCCGCGGGGCCGGCTCTGTCCCGAAGATCGGCGAGGAGGCCGCCCAGGAGAACATCGAGGACATCCAGCAGTCCATCGACGGCTCCGACATGGTCTTCGTCACGGCGGGGCTGGGCGGGGGGACCGGTACCGGCGCCGCGCCCGTCGTCGCCCAGGCCGCCCAGGAGGCGGGCGCGCTCACCATCTCCATCGTCACCATCCCCTTCACCGCGGAGGGCGAGCGCCGCCGCGCGAACGCCGACGCCGGGCTCGAACGCCTGCGCGCCGTGAGCGACACCGTCATCGTCGTTCCGAACGACCGCCTGCTCGACTACGCCCCCTCGATGCCTCTGCAGGACGCCTTCAAGATCTGTGACCGGGTGCTGATGCGCTCGGTCAAAGGGATGACCGAACTGATCACCAAGCCCGGCCTCGTCAACGTCGACTTCGCCGACGTCCGCACCATCATGGAAAACGGCGGCGTCGCGATGATCGGCCTCGGGGAGTCCGATTCGGAGAACAAGGCCCAGGACTCGATCCGCTCGGCGCTGCGCTCGCCGCTTTTGGACGTGGAGTTCGACGGCGCCTCCTCCGCGCTGGTCAACGTCGTCGGCGGCCCGGACATGTCCATCGAGGAGGCCGAGGGCGTCGTCGAGGAGATCTACGACCGGATCGACCCCGACGCCCGGATCATCTGGGGCGCCAGCGTCAACAACCAGTTCGAGGGCAAGATGGAGACGATGATCGTCGTCACCGGTGTCGAGAGCCCCCAGATCTACGGGAAAAGCGAGGCCGAACAGGAACGCGCCGCCAAGGAACTCGGCGAGGACATCGACTACGTCGAGTAG
- a CDS encoding protein translocase SEC61 complex subunit gamma, translating into MNTPKDLSSYIRVLKLASTPSWTEFSQVAKIAGAGILLVGLVGFLIYVFMYIMPGGP; encoded by the coding sequence ATGAACACGCCGAAGGACCTGAGCTCCTACATCAGGGTGCTCAAGCTGGCGAGCACGCCCTCCTGGACGGAGTTCTCTCAGGTGGCCAAGATCGCCGGCGCGGGGATCCTGCTGGTGGGACTCGTCGGCTTCCTGATCTACGTCTTCATGTACATCATGCCGGGTGGTCCCTGA
- a CDS encoding transcription elongation factor Spt5, with protein sequence MGIYAVKTTASQERTVADMIMNREEESVHAALAPDSVTSYVMVEADDPAVFDRILDEIPHANGVVPGETSMSEVEHFLSPTPDVEGIAEGDIVELIAGPFKGEKAQVQRIDEGKDQVTVELYEATVPIPVTVRGDQIRVLDSEER encoded by the coding sequence ATGGGTATCTACGCCGTCAAGACCACCGCGAGCCAGGAGCGGACCGTCGCGGACATGATCATGAACCGCGAGGAGGAGTCGGTCCACGCCGCGCTGGCGCCGGATTCGGTCACCTCATACGTGATGGTCGAGGCCGACGACCCCGCGGTCTTCGACCGCATCCTCGACGAGATCCCACACGCCAACGGCGTCGTGCCGGGCGAGACCTCCATGTCCGAGGTCGAGCACTTTCTCTCGCCGACCCCCGACGTCGAGGGGATCGCCGAGGGCGACATCGTCGAACTCATCGCCGGCCCCTTCAAGGGCGAGAAGGCCCAGGTCCAGCGCATCGACGAGGGCAAAGACCAGGTGACCGTCGAACTCTACGAGGCGACCGTTCCCATCCCCGTCACCGTGCGCGGCGACCAGATCCGCGTGTTAGATTCCGAAGAGCGATAG
- a CDS encoding DUF7565 family protein, whose translation MARWECAIEGDEEVFDRVEDLIVHQATAHDRIECKVCGAVVPDGYFAIRHAFDEHSRAEYVRAYDADAGDVRRRESVKEAIEAEADIREVVDRLENN comes from the coding sequence ATGGCGCGCTGGGAATGTGCGATCGAGGGCGACGAGGAAGTCTTCGACCGCGTCGAGGACCTCATCGTTCACCAGGCCACGGCCCACGACCGCATCGAGTGCAAGGTCTGTGGCGCGGTCGTCCCCGACGGCTACTTCGCGATCCGTCACGCCTTCGACGAGCACTCCCGCGCCGAGTACGTCCGAGCCTACGACGCCGACGCCGGCGACGTCCGGCGCCGCGAGAGCGTCAAGGAGGCCATCGAGGCCGAGGCCGACATCCGCGAGGTCGTCGACCGGCTCGAGAACAACTAA
- the gnd gene encoding phosphogluconate dehydrogenase (NAD(+)-dependent, decarboxylating), protein MELGIIGLGRMGRIVARRAIEGGHDVVAYDVDYEAVGAVANDGAEPAESIPDLVDRLGPDTRVWLMVPAGEPVDAALEDLEGHLDGDDIVVDGGNSHFEDSVRRAEATEAAYLDCGTSGGPAGAELGFSLMVGGPEWAYEELEPVFDAVATGPDGHARMGPAGAGHYVKMVHNGVEYALMQAYGEGFELLHEGRYDLDLEAVARTWNNGAVIRSWLLELCEEAFREEGSDLGDVADHVTGGSTGTWTVQEALEQEVPLPLIYAALAERFGSRTTGDAADEPGEGRFSRRLANRLRYGFGRHEVARR, encoded by the coding sequence ATGGAACTGGGCATCATCGGACTCGGGCGGATGGGACGGATCGTCGCCCGGCGGGCCATCGAGGGAGGCCACGACGTCGTCGCCTACGACGTCGACTACGAGGCCGTCGGCGCGGTCGCCAACGACGGCGCCGAGCCCGCGGAATCGATCCCCGACCTCGTCGACCGGCTCGGTCCCGACACGCGGGTCTGGCTGATGGTCCCCGCCGGCGAACCCGTCGACGCCGCACTGGAGGACCTCGAAGGTCACCTCGACGGCGACGACATCGTCGTCGACGGGGGCAACTCCCACTTCGAGGACTCGGTCCGCCGGGCCGAGGCCACCGAGGCCGCCTACCTCGACTGTGGCACCTCCGGCGGACCCGCGGGCGCGGAACTGGGCTTCTCGCTGATGGTCGGCGGCCCGGAGTGGGCCTACGAGGAACTGGAGCCGGTCTTCGACGCCGTCGCCACCGGCCCCGACGGTCACGCCCGGATGGGGCCCGCCGGTGCGGGCCACTACGTGAAGATGGTTCACAACGGCGTCGAGTACGCGCTGATGCAGGCCTACGGCGAGGGGTTCGAACTCCTCCACGAGGGGCGCTACGACCTGGACCTGGAGGCCGTGGCCCGCACGTGGAACAACGGCGCCGTCATCCGGTCGTGGCTGCTGGAACTCTGCGAGGAGGCCTTCCGCGAGGAGGGGTCGGACCTCGGGGACGTCGCCGACCACGTCACCGGCGGCTCCACGGGCACCTGGACCGTCCAGGAGGCCCTCGAACAGGAGGTCCCCCTCCCCCTGATCTACGCGGCGCTGGCCGAGCGCTTCGGCTCCCGGACGACCGGCGACGCCGCGGACGAGCCCGGCGAGGGGCGGTTCTCCCGGCGGCTGGCGAACCGCCTGCGGTACGGATTTGGCCGCCACGAGGTTGCCCGGCGGTAA